A DNA window from Polyodon spathula isolate WHYD16114869_AA unplaced genomic scaffold, ASM1765450v1 scaffolds_4015, whole genome shotgun sequence contains the following coding sequences:
- the LOC121312586 gene encoding BRO1 domain-containing protein BROX-like has protein sequence MMKNATDAYFSLLQGFILSLDGTTQENKLRFIQNFKWTDTLQGNTPSAQQDAVFELVSMGFNVALWYTKFGSRMAGKE, from the exons ATGATGAAAAATGCTACAGATGCATACTTCTCACTTCTACAAG GCTTCATACTTTCTCTGGATGGTACAACACAGGAAAACAAGCTGCGCTTCATTCAGAATTTTAAATGGACTGACACCTTGCAAGGGAACACTCCAAG tgCACAGCAGGATGCAGTGTTTGAGCTTGTCTCAATGGGGTTTAATGTTGCTTTGTGGTACACAAAGTTTGGGTCTAGAATGGCCGGAAAAGAAGA